One window from the genome of Paenibacillus azoreducens encodes:
- a CDS encoding CPBP family intramembrane glutamic endopeptidase: MKRKRSRNTELLQNGRKLSVWSSFWRFPIVWMIAGAVGIILIEAFFRQLTERAEGTVSLIFTLVMGFLSILVYKLTMTYLARRSAPEISGQCAGIDAVLGVLTGTVFITGSAVIIMALGGYSFQWASSADTSSVLISCIGTALGAAIVEELIFRGLMFQAMDKMGGRPLALAVTSLFFGVAHLGNSGATLWSSFAIVLEAGVLLGAAFLWRRNLWFTMGLHFAWNAMEGLLGIPVSGHVAAGLFTVKVNGDALLTGGEFGLEGSIVPVVVSLLISIPMLIGAARKRGDEAGNLPVSK, encoded by the coding sequence ATGAAGAGAAAAAGGTCTAGAAATACAGAACTGCTGCAAAATGGCAGAAAGTTAAGTGTTTGGAGTTCATTTTGGCGCTTTCCAATCGTCTGGATGATTGCGGGGGCTGTCGGTATAATTCTCATAGAAGCGTTCTTCCGGCAGCTGACAGAGCGGGCAGAGGGGACGGTTTCCCTTATTTTTACACTAGTAATGGGATTTCTGTCCATCTTGGTTTATAAACTCACGATGACCTACCTGGCCCGGCGGTCCGCTCCAGAAATATCTGGACAGTGCGCAGGGATTGATGCTGTTCTGGGCGTACTAACCGGAACCGTCTTTATCACAGGATCGGCTGTTATTATTATGGCTCTGGGAGGGTATTCCTTCCAGTGGGCAAGTTCTGCGGATACAAGTTCTGTTCTAATATCCTGCATTGGAACAGCCTTAGGGGCAGCAATTGTCGAGGAACTGATCTTTCGAGGACTTATGTTTCAAGCCATGGATAAAATGGGGGGAAGGCCGCTCGCCCTTGCTGTGACCTCTCTATTCTTTGGAGTTGCCCATCTTGGAAATTCGGGGGCAACATTATGGAGCTCGTTCGCCATAGTCCTGGAAGCAGGTGTGCTGCTCGGGGCCGCATTCTTGTGGCGGCGGAACTTGTGGTTCACCATGGGACTGCATTTTGCCTGGAATGCCATGGAAGGCTTGCTTGGCATTCCTGTTTCCGGACACGTTGCTGCCGGTCTATTTACTGTAAAAGTGAACGGTGACGCACTTCTCACCGGGGGCGAATTTGGACTTGAGGGCTCTATTGTTCCGGTTGTAGTCAGTCTACTGATCTCCATTCCTATGCTAATTGGGGCTGCACGGAAACGAGGGGATGAGGCTGGGAACCTTCCTGTATCAAAGTAA
- a CDS encoding response regulator: protein MVKIKVLLADDQELILESLHIVLSMEEDLEIVGLAKNGEEAVKGCEQFMPDIVLMDVNMPVMDGVAATALIKERIPATKIIMLTSYKEVEYVLAALSYGAEGYLLKAIHPRDLAAGIRVVQAGGTLISQEMASKMIKNMNNATPEKKNEFGLTAREIEVLHKLAAGLSNKEIAEVLYLSEGTVKNYISTIYSKLNVKGRREAARKARDSGFMDH, encoded by the coding sequence ATGGTGAAGATTAAAGTGCTGCTTGCCGATGATCAAGAGTTAATTCTTGAGAGCTTACATATCGTGCTGTCCATGGAAGAGGATTTGGAAATTGTCGGTTTAGCCAAAAATGGGGAAGAAGCCGTAAAGGGATGTGAGCAGTTTATGCCGGATATTGTGTTGATGGATGTCAACATGCCAGTCATGGACGGCGTCGCCGCAACGGCCCTGATTAAAGAGCGAATACCTGCAACCAAAATCATCATGCTGACCTCTTATAAGGAAGTCGAGTATGTGTTAGCGGCATTAAGCTATGGGGCAGAAGGTTATCTGCTCAAAGCCATTCATCCCAGAGACCTGGCTGCAGGCATACGGGTCGTTCAGGCGGGAGGGACTTTAATTTCGCAGGAAATGGCGAGCAAAATGATCAAGAACATGAACAATGCCACCCCTGAGAAAAAGAATGAATTTGGGCTCACTGCCCGTGAAATAGAAGTGCTGCATAAGCTGGCTGCGGGCCTGAGTAATAAGGAAATTGCCGAGGTGTTGTATCTTAGTGAAGGGACGGTTAAAAATTATATCTCAACGATTTATTCCAAGCTTAATGTGAAAGGAAGGCGGGAGGCCGCCCGCAAAGCCCGAGATTCAGGATTTATGGATCATTAA